Proteins encoded by one window of Hyphomicrobium nitrativorans NL23:
- a CDS encoding ABC transporter permease, with product MNKVDVVRPMADQAPRGLGFFAYLACFRGIVWREVLRFLHQRERFFSALVRPLVWLFIFAAGFRQVLGVSIIPPYQTYVLYETFITPGLIAMILLFNAMQSSLSMVYDRETGAMRTLLVSPFPRSFLLLSKLIGSVAVALLQAYAFLAVCYFWEIEPPLIGYLTVAPAIILAGLMLGAMALFISSVIRQLENFAGVMNFVIFPMFFASSALYPLWRIRESSPLLYEICRVNPFTYAVELIRFALYGQVGPRLSDGSIDLTNLYVVIGYTVFFLGAAVYAYNPSKGLIARRGGPGARAS from the coding sequence ATGAACAAGGTCGATGTCGTCCGTCCGATGGCCGATCAGGCGCCGCGAGGGCTCGGTTTCTTCGCGTATCTCGCGTGTTTCCGCGGAATCGTCTGGCGGGAAGTGCTCCGCTTCCTGCATCAGCGCGAACGCTTCTTCTCCGCACTCGTCCGGCCGCTCGTTTGGCTGTTCATCTTCGCGGCCGGCTTTCGGCAGGTGCTCGGCGTCTCGATCATTCCGCCGTATCAGACCTACGTGCTTTACGAGACGTTCATCACGCCGGGCCTGATCGCGATGATCCTGCTCTTCAACGCGATGCAGTCTTCGCTATCGATGGTTTACGACCGCGAGACGGGCGCCATGCGCACGCTGCTCGTGAGCCCGTTCCCGCGCTCCTTCCTGTTGCTCTCGAAACTCATCGGGTCGGTGGCGGTCGCGCTCCTGCAAGCGTACGCGTTCCTTGCGGTGTGCTATTTCTGGGAGATCGAGCCGCCGCTCATCGGCTACCTGACGGTGGCGCCCGCGATCATCCTCGCAGGGCTGATGCTCGGCGCCATGGCGCTGTTCATCTCATCGGTGATCCGCCAGCTGGAGAACTTCGCGGGCGTCATGAACTTCGTCATCTTCCCGATGTTCTTCGCCTCCTCCGCGCTCTACCCGCTGTGGCGCATCCGGGAATCGAGCCCGCTTCTCTACGAGATCTGCAGGGTTAACCCGTTCACTTATGCGGTTGAACTGATCCGCTTCGCCCTTTACGGGCAGGTCGGTCCGCGCCTCAGCGACGGCTCGATCGACCTTACAAATCTGTATGTTGTCATCGGCTACACGGTGTTCTTCCTTGGGGCGGCGGTTTATGCCTATAACCCCTCCAAGGGCCTGATCGCACGGCGCGGCGGCCCGGGCGCGAGAGCGAGCTGA
- a CDS encoding PQQ-dependent catabolism-associated CXXCW motif protein: MRLGCVTAVSVTTGAFSTSARTRAWIAAAVFVLLSTPHISAAIAGDVPELEGYRTDDYRAPVPLTLKGARTIDADDAEKIVREGRALFVDVYPRAKKPPNLPKGTIWRDPTHMSMKGAHWLPNVGYGVLSDEFEDYFKTRLATLTENDPARPVVFFCQRNCWMSWNAAKRALEWGYTDVLWFSEGTDAWQEHGFDLVKVEPVP; this comes from the coding sequence GTGCGATTGGGCTGTGTGACGGCGGTCTCTGTGACGACCGGCGCCTTTTCGACATCGGCACGCACGCGCGCATGGATAGCCGCCGCGGTCTTCGTGCTGCTCTCCACCCCGCATATATCCGCCGCCATCGCGGGCGATGTGCCGGAACTCGAAGGCTACAGAACCGACGACTACCGTGCGCCCGTTCCTCTCACCTTGAAGGGTGCGCGCACGATCGATGCGGACGATGCCGAAAAGATCGTCCGCGAAGGGCGTGCGCTCTTCGTCGACGTCTATCCCCGCGCGAAAAAGCCGCCAAACCTCCCGAAAGGGACCATCTGGCGCGACCCGACCCACATGAGCATGAAGGGCGCCCACTGGTTGCCGAACGTGGGCTACGGCGTGCTGTCCGACGAGTTCGAGGACTACTTCAAGACGCGCCTGGCGACGTTGACGGAGAACGATCCGGCACGCCCCGTCGTTTTCTTCTGTCAGCGGAACTGCTGGATGTCCTGGAATGCCGCTAAACGCGCCCTCGAATGGGGCTATACGGATGTGCTCTGGTTTTCCGAGGGAACGGACGCTTGGCAGGAGCACGGCTTCGACCTCGTGAAGGTGGAGCCGGTCCCGTAA
- a CDS encoding substrate-binding domain-containing protein yields MRTHALLALFLGSLVVAPGGAGAAEGHLADAVNRNVFRVCATPGNLPYSNEKGEGFENKIAEIFADELGRPVEYTWFPQGLGLVRMTLAARRCDVIMGTVQADEYTLNTNHYYRTTYAIIAKKGSGLEDVNSIYDERLKGKTIGVQAGAPAADHVARAGLMPNARSYRFMVDTRHESPPREMIQDIEKGEIDAGVLWGPYAGYYAKEFGDLVVNPIVEARRPGTERLDYRITLGVRVNEVQWKHEINDVITKRQGDIDKILLDYGVPIIDEDNKIITEPRGPVKATGSN; encoded by the coding sequence ATGAGAACGCACGCCCTTCTAGCTCTCTTCCTTGGCAGCCTCGTCGTCGCTCCTGGCGGCGCCGGGGCTGCCGAGGGCCATCTCGCGGATGCGGTCAACCGCAACGTCTTTCGCGTTTGCGCAACGCCCGGAAACTTGCCGTACTCGAACGAGAAGGGCGAAGGTTTCGAAAACAAGATCGCCGAGATCTTCGCCGACGAACTCGGACGTCCCGTCGAGTACACGTGGTTTCCGCAAGGGCTCGGCTTGGTTCGGATGACGCTGGCGGCCCGGCGCTGCGACGTCATCATGGGCACCGTCCAGGCGGACGAATACACGCTCAACACCAATCACTACTACCGCACGACCTACGCCATCATCGCCAAGAAAGGCAGCGGCCTTGAGGACGTGAACTCGATCTATGACGAGCGGCTCAAGGGCAAGACCATTGGCGTCCAGGCAGGCGCTCCGGCCGCCGATCATGTTGCCCGCGCTGGCCTGATGCCGAACGCGCGCTCGTATCGCTTCATGGTCGATACGCGCCACGAGAGCCCGCCGCGCGAAATGATCCAGGACATCGAGAAGGGCGAGATCGACGCGGGCGTGCTGTGGGGCCCTTACGCGGGCTACTACGCGAAAGAGTTCGGCGATCTGGTCGTCAATCCGATCGTCGAAGCGCGCCGCCCCGGCACCGAACGCCTCGACTATCGCATCACCCTCGGCGTACGCGTCAACGAGGTGCAGTGGAAGCACGAGATCAACGACGTGATCACGAAGCGTCAGGGCGATATCGACAAGATCCTCCTCGACTACGGCGTGCCGATCATCGACGAGGACAACAAAATCATTACGGAGCCGCGCGGCCCCGTGAAGGCCACCGGCTCCAACTAA
- a CDS encoding c-type cytochrome, methanol metabolism-related → MGSAIADDDKSAMPDPAFEKQFQEGKEFKDGKWTLPDGTPTYDVKRNPENTDHVVQVDWNTYSGWRRYHAECHVCHGPNAEGSTFAPALKDSLKTMDYAKFLQVVAGGQESDMGGTKSVMPALGDNPNVMCYIDDIYIYLRARSTDALPGGRLSADQRAAKPQEAIDYEKACVGG, encoded by the coding sequence ATGGGATCTGCAATCGCAGACGATGACAAGTCGGCAATGCCCGATCCGGCCTTCGAGAAGCAATTCCAGGAAGGCAAGGAATTCAAGGACGGCAAGTGGACGCTGCCCGACGGCACGCCGACCTATGACGTCAAGCGGAATCCCGAGAATACGGATCACGTGGTTCAGGTCGACTGGAACACCTATTCCGGCTGGCGCCGCTACCATGCTGAGTGCCACGTATGCCATGGTCCGAACGCGGAAGGCTCGACGTTTGCGCCAGCCCTCAAGGACTCGCTCAAGACCATGGATTACGCGAAGTTCCTCCAGGTCGTCGCGGGCGGTCAGGAAAGCGACATGGGCGGCACCAAGTCGGTCATGCCCGCGCTCGGCGATAACCCGAACGTCATGTGCTACATCGACGACATCTACATCTATCTCCGCGCCCGTTCGACGGATGCGCTGCCGGGTGGCCGCTTGAGCGCTGACCAGCGCGCTGCGAAGCCGCAGGAAGCGATCGACTACGAAAAGGCCTGCGTAGGAGGCTAA
- a CDS encoding PQQ-dependent dehydrogenase, methanol/ethanol family: protein MRRSALAYGLLASVALTSPVMANDDVKKASADPNNWAMQSGSYNNWRYSELDQVNKSNVKDLRVAWQFSTGVLRGHEGSPIVIGDRMWLHTPFPNNVFQLDISDPVGPKIVWKYTPKQDPSVIPVMCCDTVNRGGVNIVGDTLIFGQADTTLVALDANTGKEKWKTVNGDPKKGETHTGFTLVVGDKVIMGTSGAEFGVRCHVTAYNIADGTRAWRAYSMGPDEDILVDPEKTLSLGKPVGKDSSLKTWTGDQWKIGGGSTWGYASYDPDANLFYYGTGNPSTWNPAQRAGPDGKQIDQKWSMTIFARNPDTGVAAWAYQMTPFDEWDYDGINENVLVDLKVGGEDRKVLVHFDRNGFAYTIDRLNGEVLVAQPYDEDLNWATHVDLDKDSATYGRPIVVASKSTFLNGPDVNSKYVCPAALGFKDQQPVSYSPLTGLFYVPVNNVCMDYEPFQVSYTPGQPYVGATLSMFPPEGKTNTGHFTIWDAAEGKIVHQHDEPFSVWSGVLTTAGGLAFHGTLDGYFKARDQEGGAELFKHRLPSGSIGNAFTYSQGGKQYVGIFSGVGGWAGIGLAAGLDKPTDGLGAVGNYAGLKSYTDLGGTLTVYALP from the coding sequence ATGCGCAGAAGTGCACTCGCATACGGGCTGCTCGCCTCAGTCGCTCTGACTTCGCCGGTGATGGCGAATGACGACGTGAAGAAGGCGTCCGCGGACCCCAACAACTGGGCTATGCAGTCCGGTAGCTACAACAACTGGCGTTACTCGGAACTCGATCAGGTCAACAAGTCGAACGTCAAGGACCTCCGGGTCGCTTGGCAGTTCTCGACCGGCGTCCTGCGCGGTCACGAGGGCTCGCCGATTGTGATCGGCGATCGCATGTGGCTCCACACGCCGTTCCCGAACAACGTCTTCCAGCTCGACATCTCCGACCCCGTCGGTCCGAAGATCGTCTGGAAGTACACCCCCAAGCAGGATCCGTCGGTCATCCCCGTGATGTGCTGCGACACGGTCAACCGTGGCGGCGTGAACATCGTCGGCGATACGCTGATCTTCGGTCAGGCTGACACCACTCTCGTCGCGCTCGACGCCAACACGGGCAAAGAGAAGTGGAAGACTGTGAACGGCGACCCCAAGAAGGGTGAGACGCACACGGGCTTCACGCTTGTCGTCGGTGACAAGGTCATCATGGGTACCTCGGGCGCTGAGTTCGGCGTTCGCTGTCACGTGACGGCTTACAACATCGCTGACGGTACGCGCGCTTGGCGCGCCTACTCGATGGGTCCGGACGAAGACATCCTGGTCGACCCGGAGAAGACCCTGTCGCTCGGCAAGCCGGTCGGCAAGGACTCCTCGCTCAAGACCTGGACCGGCGACCAGTGGAAGATCGGTGGTGGCTCGACCTGGGGCTATGCCTCGTACGATCCGGATGCCAACCTCTTCTACTACGGCACGGGCAACCCCTCGACCTGGAACCCGGCTCAGCGCGCTGGACCTGACGGTAAGCAGATCGACCAGAAGTGGTCGATGACCATCTTCGCTCGTAACCCCGACACCGGCGTTGCAGCGTGGGCTTACCAGATGACCCCGTTCGACGAGTGGGACTACGACGGCATCAACGAGAACGTCCTCGTTGACCTCAAGGTCGGTGGCGAGGACCGCAAGGTTCTGGTTCACTTCGATCGTAACGGCTTCGCCTACACGATCGATCGTCTCAACGGTGAAGTGCTCGTCGCTCAGCCGTACGACGAAGACCTGAACTGGGCAACGCACGTCGACCTCGACAAGGACAGCGCCACTTACGGTCGTCCGATCGTCGTCGCGTCGAAGTCCACGTTCCTCAACGGTCCCGACGTGAACTCGAAGTACGTCTGCCCGGCTGCCCTTGGCTTCAAGGACCAGCAGCCTGTCTCGTACTCGCCGCTGACGGGTCTGTTCTACGTGCCGGTCAACAACGTTTGCATGGACTACGAGCCGTTCCAGGTTTCTTACACGCCTGGTCAGCCCTACGTCGGTGCGACGCTGTCGATGTTCCCGCCTGAGGGCAAGACGAACACCGGCCACTTCACCATCTGGGACGCCGCTGAAGGCAAGATCGTGCATCAGCATGACGAGCCGTTCTCGGTCTGGTCGGGTGTTCTCACCACGGCTGGCGGCCTTGCCTTCCACGGCACGCTTGACGGCTACTTCAAGGCGCGTGACCAGGAAGGTGGCGCTGAGCTCTTCAAGCACCGTCTGCCTTCGGGCTCGATCGGCAATGCTTTCACCTACTCGCAGGGTGGCAAGCAGTACGTCGGCATCTTCTCGGGCGTTGGTGGCTGGGCCGGTATCGGTCTCGCAGCTGGCCTCGACAAGCCGACGGACGGTCTCGGCGCGGTCGGCAACTACGCTGGCCTGAAGAGCTACACCGACCTCGGTGGCACGCTCACGGTCTATGCGCTGCCTTAG
- a CDS encoding quinoprotein relay system zinc metallohydrolase 2, with protein MTRNRPPFPRLAVRTLPPPRPDALPLGTVGRRALLTAASSLAALLILPAGLRTGRAETATGSALHPFVDQIAPGVFAHRGEVAVATRENAGDHANMGFIVGREAVAVIDTGGSAKVGAQLHEAVRAVTDRPIRYVINTHMHPDHVLGNAAFEVEGTTFVGHHKIARGLAARAERYLAVYEQDLGPDAFAGTKIVIPSQLIDAPTTLDLGGREIVLTPHPTAHTDNDLTVRDSQTGTVFLGDLVFAEHIPTIDGSILGWMAVLDALAAEPAERVVPGHGPSSMGWPDAARPIRHYLQVITGEIRKMIADNRTLSEATQSVGLSERRAWELFDAYHGRNVSAAFAELEWE; from the coding sequence GTGACCCGAAACCGCCCGCCTTTTCCGCGCCTCGCCGTTCGAACTCTCCCGCCTCCCCGCCCCGATGCGCTCCCGCTCGGAACCGTGGGCCGGCGCGCGCTCCTCACGGCTGCATCTTCGCTCGCGGCGCTCCTGATCCTCCCAGCCGGTTTGCGCACCGGCCGCGCGGAGACGGCGACAGGCTCCGCGCTGCATCCGTTCGTCGACCAGATCGCGCCCGGCGTCTTCGCACACCGGGGAGAGGTTGCGGTTGCCACACGGGAAAACGCGGGCGACCACGCGAACATGGGGTTCATCGTGGGCCGTGAGGCGGTGGCCGTGATCGATACGGGAGGCAGCGCCAAGGTGGGCGCACAGCTCCACGAGGCCGTGCGCGCGGTCACCGACCGTCCCATCCGTTATGTGATCAACACCCACATGCATCCCGACCATGTGCTGGGAAACGCCGCGTTCGAGGTCGAGGGCACAACCTTCGTCGGGCACCACAAGATCGCACGCGGTCTGGCGGCCCGGGCCGAGCGGTATCTCGCCGTCTACGAACAGGATCTCGGGCCGGACGCTTTCGCGGGGACGAAAATCGTCATTCCGAGCCAGCTCATCGATGCGCCGACGACGCTCGATCTGGGCGGCCGCGAGATCGTGCTGACGCCGCACCCCACCGCGCATACGGATAACGATCTGACCGTGCGCGACAGCCAGACGGGGACGGTGTTCCTCGGGGATCTCGTCTTCGCCGAGCACATCCCGACGATCGACGGGTCGATCCTCGGCTGGATGGCGGTTCTCGACGCGCTGGCGGCAGAGCCGGCGGAACGCGTTGTGCCCGGTCATGGCCCCTCCTCCATGGGCTGGCCGGACGCGGCGAGGCCGATCCGCCATTACCTTCAGGTCATCACCGGCGAGATCCGCAAGATGATCGCCGACAACCGCACCCTGTCGGAGGCCACCCAGAGCGTCGGCCTTTCGGAAAGGCGTGCATGGGAACTTTTTGATGCGTATCATGGGAGAAATGTCTCGGCTGCGTTTGCCGAACTTGAATGGGAGTAA
- a CDS encoding quinoprotein dehydrogenase-associated SoxYZ-like carrier produces the protein MIQGPQKKSLLRFPHLAMLAVSAMIAFGAFHSASATDEDIWPALEKDIFGARTVVEDTSAVTLEAPYRADDAALVPLTVRIPAHMADRVKKLTLVIDLNPAPVVGDFTFGPAAGSGERVIETRVRVDMYSNVRAIVETDDGRLLMATKFVKAAGGCSAPALKDTDAALADAGRMQIRHLAGDATATATVTGQRMGQVMIRHPQYSGLQLNQVTGYYIPAKFLRSIDVTRGGERVFRVEGGISLSEDPNIRFTYASGTDDTIEVTAEDTDGRTFTGRAEPRGS, from the coding sequence ATGATTCAGGGCCCGCAGAAGAAGAGCCTGCTTCGCTTTCCGCACCTCGCGATGCTGGCGGTCTCAGCGATGATCGCCTTTGGTGCGTTCCATAGCGCATCGGCAACGGACGAAGACATCTGGCCGGCGCTTGAGAAGGATATCTTCGGCGCGCGGACGGTGGTGGAGGATACCTCCGCCGTGACACTCGAAGCGCCCTACCGTGCGGACGACGCCGCGCTGGTGCCGCTCACGGTGCGCATCCCCGCACATATGGCCGACCGCGTTAAGAAGCTCACGCTCGTCATCGACCTGAACCCCGCGCCGGTCGTCGGCGATTTCACGTTCGGGCCGGCGGCGGGGTCGGGCGAGCGCGTGATCGAAACGCGCGTCAGGGTGGACATGTATTCCAACGTGCGTGCCATTGTGGAGACCGACGACGGCCGCCTGCTGATGGCGACGAAGTTCGTGAAGGCGGCCGGCGGGTGCTCGGCACCGGCGCTCAAGGATACGGACGCGGCGCTCGCAGATGCGGGGCGCATGCAGATCCGCCATCTCGCCGGCGACGCGACAGCGACAGCGACAGTAACTGGCCAGCGCATGGGGCAGGTCATGATCCGCCATCCGCAGTATTCGGGCCTGCAGCTCAATCAGGTCACCGGCTACTACATCCCGGCCAAGTTCCTGCGCAGCATCGACGTCACGCGCGGGGGCGAGCGTGTGTTCCGCGTCGAAGGCGGCATCTCGCTCTCGGAGGATCCGAACATCCGCTTCACGTATGCGAGCGGGACGGACGACACGATCGAGGTCACCGCGGAGGATACCGACGGGCGGACGTTCACCGGACGCGCCGAGCCGAGGGGCTCGTAA
- a CDS encoding YncE family protein: MPRASGRLSRRTFVSLVAGAAAVLPAAHWLPSQAFAASEGAREAFVTNQGGDSLSIVDLATRKPVAEIAIGGKPAGVAMAPGGRIAYVTAPEGKEVVVVDADARAITSRIAVGKGPVGIAAHPDGSRIFVADWYEHKLYAVDPAAGTVIGSVDVGLSPSGVAITPDGKLIVTADRDSDEVSLIDAETLTRKAHFAVGARPFGVTIDSEGKRAYTANVQSDDVSVIDLETGSVVGTVKVGSRPYAVALSGGRGYVTDQYAGTVSVFDLETLKVVGTVSVGEFPEGIEADPSGDAVYVACWESNTLERIDTKTLQVTDRIPVGDGPRAFGQFLR, translated from the coding sequence ATGCCCCGTGCGAGCGGGCGGTTGTCGCGGCGCACATTCGTCTCGCTTGTTGCGGGCGCGGCGGCGGTCCTTCCTGCGGCGCACTGGCTCCCCAGCCAGGCGTTCGCCGCATCCGAAGGCGCACGCGAGGCGTTCGTCACCAATCAGGGCGGCGATTCTCTCTCGATCGTCGATCTGGCGACGCGGAAGCCGGTGGCGGAAATCGCCATCGGCGGCAAGCCGGCGGGTGTCGCAATGGCGCCCGGCGGCCGCATCGCCTACGTCACCGCGCCCGAGGGCAAGGAGGTGGTGGTCGTCGATGCCGACGCGCGCGCCATCACCTCCCGCATTGCCGTCGGCAAGGGGCCGGTCGGCATCGCCGCCCATCCCGACGGCAGCCGGATCTTCGTGGCCGACTGGTACGAGCACAAGCTTTACGCGGTCGATCCAGCGGCCGGGACCGTGATCGGGAGCGTCGACGTCGGCCTGTCGCCGTCCGGCGTGGCGATCACCCCGGACGGAAAGCTGATCGTCACCGCCGACCGCGACAGCGATGAAGTCTCGCTGATCGACGCGGAGACGCTCACGCGCAAGGCGCATTTCGCAGTCGGCGCGCGCCCCTTCGGCGTCACCATCGATTCGGAAGGCAAGCGGGCGTACACGGCGAACGTGCAAAGCGACGACGTGAGCGTGATCGATCTTGAGACGGGAAGCGTCGTCGGCACCGTCAAGGTCGGCAGCCGGCCGTATGCGGTCGCGCTCTCCGGCGGTCGCGGCTACGTGACGGATCAATACGCAGGTACGGTCTCCGTGTTCGATCTCGAAACGCTCAAGGTCGTCGGAACGGTATCCGTCGGCGAATTCCCCGAAGGCATCGAGGCCGATCCGTCCGGAGACGCGGTCTACGTTGCCTGCTGGGAATCCAACACGCTCGAACGCATCGACACCAAGACGCTCCAAGTCACCGACCGCATTCCCGTCGGCGACGGCCCGCGCGCCTTCGGACAGTTTCTCCGGTAA
- a CDS encoding SRPBCC family protein — protein sequence MVRLLASALALVAVLPFAAEAHGPTRQRVVEKIEINAPADKVWEVVSNFQDMSWHPAIEKTEGEGGNAVDATRTLTLQGGGQIHEKLTKFDEAGKVYNYVITEVDVKVLPVENYSSRITVTGDGEKSEVEWWGAFYRGFMNNDPPPELSDEAAVKAITGVYTSGLAALKEKLEGGN from the coding sequence ATGGTTAGATTGCTTGCTTCGGCGCTTGCGCTGGTGGCCGTACTGCCCTTCGCGGCCGAGGCGCACGGCCCCACGCGACAGAGGGTCGTCGAAAAGATCGAGATCAACGCCCCCGCCGACAAGGTGTGGGAGGTCGTCAGCAACTTCCAGGACATGAGCTGGCATCCGGCCATCGAGAAGACGGAAGGCGAGGGCGGCAATGCGGTGGATGCCACGCGGACGCTGACGCTTCAGGGTGGCGGCCAGATCCATGAAAAGCTCACGAAGTTCGACGAGGCGGGCAAGGTCTACAATTACGTGATCACGGAAGTCGATGTGAAGGTATTGCCGGTCGAGAACTACTCGTCGCGGATCACCGTCACGGGCGACGGCGAGAAGTCGGAAGTCGAATGGTGGGGCGCGTTCTATCGCGGCTTCATGAACAACGACCCGCCGCCGGAGCTCTCGGACGAAGCCGCCGTCAAGGCCATTACCGGCGTCTATACGAGCGGCCTCGCGGCCCTGAAGGAGAAGCTGGAAGGGGGCAACTGA
- a CDS encoding formylmethanofuran dehydrogenase subunit B, with product MTNWTQATGAGDSRKSNAITDVACPFCGLVCDDLEIVRDESGIKVAKNGCEKAVAGFERAVDGARPQVDGRDVDLDTAIRAATELVRASSLPLYGGLGTDVDGIRAVMALADKSGGVVDHALSEGQYRNFRVLQTRGWVMSTLTEARNRADLFIIVATDVQKLHPRFFERIVNVEQSLLTEQPKKRTVVFIGKDLDQSAVTGPRIGEVLTLNVDLDHVSDVVSALAAEIRGTPATGDTVAGVATADIRALAERCKAAEYPVFVWAPPSLAFPNADLVVSTVSDLVKDLNVEGRAAGLALGGNEGAISAAAVSSWQSGFPLRVSFASGKPHYDVTRYAIPRMIQDGEGDLLLWIASFSPDLGPPATKVPSIVLGTPGIKLAAQPKVFIPIGTPGIDHAGRIIRVDNVVSIPLKDLGRSELPRAADILAAIELAL from the coding sequence ATGACGAACTGGACCCAAGCCACAGGCGCGGGCGACTCGCGCAAGTCGAACGCGATCACGGATGTCGCCTGCCCGTTCTGCGGTCTCGTCTGCGACGACCTCGAAATCGTGCGCGACGAGAGCGGCATCAAGGTGGCCAAGAACGGCTGCGAGAAGGCCGTGGCCGGCTTCGAGCGCGCGGTGGACGGCGCCCGGCCCCAGGTGGACGGGAGGGATGTCGACCTCGACACGGCCATCCGCGCCGCGACCGAACTCGTCCGTGCGTCGTCGCTTCCGCTTTACGGCGGGCTCGGCACGGACGTGGACGGCATCCGCGCCGTGATGGCGCTGGCCGACAAGTCCGGCGGTGTCGTCGATCATGCCCTGTCAGAGGGGCAGTACCGGAACTTCCGCGTGCTGCAGACTCGCGGCTGGGTCATGTCCACGCTGACGGAGGCGCGCAACCGCGCCGACCTCTTCATTATCGTCGCGACGGACGTGCAAAAGTTGCATCCGCGCTTTTTCGAACGCATCGTCAACGTCGAGCAGTCGCTGCTCACCGAGCAGCCGAAGAAGCGCACCGTCGTCTTCATCGGTAAGGATCTCGACCAGTCCGCCGTCACGGGTCCGCGAATCGGCGAGGTGCTCACACTCAACGTCGACCTCGACCATGTGAGCGATGTCGTCAGCGCGCTCGCAGCCGAGATCCGCGGGACGCCGGCGACCGGGGACACCGTCGCGGGCGTGGCGACCGCCGACATCCGCGCGCTCGCGGAGCGCTGCAAGGCTGCCGAATATCCTGTGTTCGTGTGGGCCCCGCCCAGCCTTGCCTTCCCGAACGCCGACCTCGTGGTCAGCACCGTGTCGGACCTCGTCAAAGACCTCAACGTCGAGGGCCGGGCGGCCGGTCTCGCGCTCGGCGGCAACGAGGGCGCGATTTCGGCGGCTGCGGTTTCGTCGTGGCAGAGCGGCTTCCCTCTGCGTGTTTCGTTTGCATCCGGCAAACCGCATTACGACGTCACGCGCTATGCCATCCCGCGCATGATCCAGGACGGCGAAGGCGATCTTCTGCTCTGGATCGCCTCCTTCTCGCCGGATCTCGGTCCTCCCGCCACAAAGGTCCCGAGCATCGTGCTCGGCACGCCCGGCATCAAGCTGGCGGCTCAGCCCAAGGTGTTCATCCCCATCGGGACGCCAGGCATCGACCATGCGGGGCGCATCATCCGCGTCGACAACGTGGTTTCCATACCGCTCAAGGACCTCGGCCGCTCAGAGCTACCTCGCGCCGCCGACATCCTCGCCGCAATCGAACTCGCCCTTTAA